One Pseudodesulfovibrio cashew DNA window includes the following coding sequences:
- a CDS encoding N-acetylneuraminate synthase family protein yields the protein MDREIFLDGVLVNDETDCYVIAEIGNNHQGDVEIAKQMVKAAKDCGADAVKFQKRDNRSFLTKEAFNSPYENENSYGKTYGEHREFLELGLEELAEIQAYCKELGISMFSTAFDLNSVDVLEELDIPFYKIASGDLRNTVLQKRIAETGKPILISTGGGDLQDVVRAYETITAINDQVAVLQCTAAYPILDYSEMNLSVVSTYRKEFPNAVIGLSDHENGTTMSLAAYILGARIVEKHFTLNHAWKGTDHSFSLTPRGLSLAVKSLRRAKLALGDGVKVATPSEKSPIFKMSKSIVAARDLPACHVLEWDDFAFKCPGNGLPPYEIDNLIGKTLLENVPEDQLVTFELVEND from the coding sequence ATGGATAGAGAGATATTCCTCGACGGCGTTCTCGTTAATGATGAGACTGATTGCTACGTTATCGCGGAAATTGGCAATAATCACCAGGGAGATGTGGAGATTGCCAAGCAGATGGTCAAGGCCGCCAAAGATTGCGGAGCTGATGCTGTTAAATTTCAAAAGAGAGACAATAGGAGCTTCCTAACCAAAGAAGCATTCAATTCTCCCTATGAAAATGAAAATAGCTATGGGAAAACCTATGGAGAACATAGGGAGTTTTTAGAACTGGGGCTCGAAGAATTAGCTGAAATACAGGCCTACTGCAAAGAGTTAGGCATCTCCATGTTCTCGACGGCTTTTGACTTAAATAGCGTGGACGTCCTTGAAGAGCTCGATATTCCCTTTTACAAGATAGCTTCCGGGGATTTGCGTAATACTGTTTTGCAAAAGCGTATTGCGGAGACCGGAAAGCCTATCTTGATCAGTACTGGGGGCGGGGATTTGCAAGATGTTGTCCGTGCTTATGAGACAATTACAGCCATCAATGATCAGGTTGCCGTTTTGCAATGTACGGCAGCATATCCCATATTGGATTATTCGGAGATGAATTTATCCGTTGTCTCCACGTATCGCAAAGAGTTTCCAAATGCCGTAATTGGTCTTTCAGATCATGAAAACGGTACAACCATGAGCTTGGCTGCTTACATTCTGGGCGCTCGCATCGTGGAAAAACATTTTACTCTCAATCACGCCTGGAAGGGAACCGATCATTCCTTTTCCTTGACACCGAGAGGCCTCTCGTTGGCTGTAAAAAGCTTACGTAGAGCGAAACTCGCTCTTGGTGATGGAGTCAAGGTTGCAACGCCCTCTGAAAAATCACCTATTTTCAAGATGTCGAAATCTATTGTCGCCGCAAGAGACCTGCCTGCGTGTCACGTTTTAGAATGGGATGATTTTGCTTTTAAATGCCCAGGCAATGGTCTTCCTCCCTATGAGATCGACAACCTGATAGGCAAGACGTTGCTTGAGAATGTGCCAGAAGATCAATTGGTTACATTCGAGCTGGTAGAGAATGACTAA
- a CDS encoding aldehyde dehydrogenase family protein, whose protein sequence is MNTVFPDEIGNWVAGGETFATGDRCFDKVSPHNGQVLCSVTRSDKAEVAEAVRAARRAWPMWSNTNPVQRGQLLHDFAMGIKARREEVAAIVAAETGKAPSEALGETDGAIALALFYAGEGQRLYGRTTTSGVDGKSAMTVRQPLGVAGLIVAANTPIANVAWKIFPALICGNTVVLKAAEDTPATAWIVGSIAKVAGLPDGVLNIVQGYGEEAGTPLVENPEVDVVSFTGSTAVGRRIATTMAKRLGRVSLELGGKNALVVCDDADMDNAVKWALLSAFSNAGQRCAAASRIVVFESMYEEFRGRFVEAAKKLSLGPTDNDDLGPVINRQQLESMESAVERALAGGARLLTGGQRLDGDAHQNGCYMMPTILEKVGRKDELSKAEVFGPVTVLYSARDFHEAVEIVNDSPYGLTAAIHTKSVHRTGEFVNRVQTGVVMINAGTYGSEPHMPFGGLKLSGNGTREPGTEALDVYSNLKDVYTVILPDLV, encoded by the coding sequence ATGAATACAGTTTTTCCTGATGAAATTGGCAACTGGGTGGCAGGGGGAGAAACATTTGCTACAGGGGATAGGTGTTTCGACAAGGTTTCCCCTCATAATGGACAAGTGCTTTGCTCAGTCACCCGTTCAGATAAGGCAGAGGTGGCCGAGGCTGTGCGTGCGGCCCGTAGAGCATGGCCGATGTGGAGCAACACAAATCCTGTTCAGCGTGGGCAACTTTTGCATGATTTCGCCATGGGTATTAAGGCCAGGCGTGAAGAAGTCGCCGCTATCGTGGCCGCCGAAACGGGCAAGGCTCCAAGCGAGGCGCTGGGTGAAACCGACGGTGCTATAGCCTTGGCCTTATTTTATGCGGGGGAGGGGCAGCGACTTTACGGACGGACCACTACAAGTGGCGTGGACGGAAAATCCGCCATGACCGTCCGTCAACCTCTTGGCGTTGCCGGCCTGATTGTCGCCGCGAATACCCCCATAGCCAACGTTGCTTGGAAGATCTTTCCGGCCCTTATCTGTGGTAACACCGTCGTACTTAAAGCCGCTGAAGATACTCCGGCAACTGCCTGGATCGTAGGCAGCATTGCTAAGGTTGCCGGGTTGCCGGACGGCGTCTTGAATATCGTTCAGGGGTATGGCGAAGAGGCTGGAACTCCTTTGGTCGAGAACCCAGAAGTGGATGTGGTCAGCTTTACCGGTTCAACTGCTGTGGGGCGGCGTATCGCCACTACTATGGCTAAGCGCCTGGGACGTGTATCCTTGGAGTTGGGCGGAAAGAACGCCCTAGTCGTGTGCGATGATGCCGACATGGACAATGCTGTCAAATGGGCACTTTTGTCAGCATTTTCGAACGCTGGACAGCGGTGTGCCGCCGCTTCCCGAATTGTGGTTTTTGAAAGCATGTATGAAGAGTTCAGAGGGCGGTTTGTTGAAGCTGCAAAGAAGCTTTCATTGGGCCCAACTGATAACGACGATCTTGGGCCGGTTATAAACCGGCAACAATTGGAGAGTATGGAGAGCGCAGTTGAACGCGCTCTTGCCGGTGGTGCGCGCCTTCTGACCGGAGGCCAACGTCTCGATGGGGATGCGCATCAGAATGGCTGCTATATGATGCCGACGATCCTGGAGAAAGTGGGAAGAAAAGATGAACTCTCCAAGGCAGAAGTGTTCGGCCCGGTCACGGTACTCTATTCTGCGCGGGATTTTCATGAGGCGGTTGAGATCGTGAATGATTCGCCCTATGGGCTGACCGCCGCTATTCATACCAAGAGCGTTCATCGAACTGGCGAGTTCGTTAACAGAGTACAGACCGGTGTTGTAATGATTAACGCTGGAACATACGGCAGCGAACCGCACATGCCTTTCGGTGGCCTCAAGCTTTCCGGCAACGGAACCCGTGAGCCAGGAACCGAGGCTTTGGATGTTTATTCAAATCTTAAAGATGTTTACACAGTGATTTTGCCTGATCTGGTGTAA
- a CDS encoding SDR family oxidoreductase translates to MQKISKFSLDGRVAIVTGVMGNLGPVWAEALLEAGASVVGFDLQTEDTDSLIAQLGGMFSGRFAIRHADVRSRKELQAVLAWCREKFGPPSILVNNAGIDQPPGGLSTSYDMTTVPFEVCETIFGVNSIGAFQCAQVFGESMIESGGGSIINIGSMYGMISPDSRMYDHIEVDPPFLKPPAYGASKAAVVNFSRYLASHWAPHGVRVNTLSPGGILGGQDEAFKSKFCARVPMGRMGNAEELKGPLVFLASDASSYVTGTEILVDGGYTCW, encoded by the coding sequence ATGCAAAAAATATCGAAGTTCAGTTTAGATGGTCGGGTCGCGATAGTAACTGGTGTTATGGGAAATCTCGGACCTGTATGGGCCGAGGCCCTTCTGGAGGCAGGGGCCAGTGTCGTCGGGTTCGATTTGCAGACCGAAGACACGGATTCCCTGATAGCTCAATTAGGCGGAATGTTTTCCGGTCGGTTTGCGATTCGCCATGCAGATGTTAGGAGCCGAAAAGAGCTTCAAGCGGTGCTGGCTTGGTGCAGGGAAAAGTTTGGCCCTCCCTCGATTTTGGTAAACAATGCTGGCATAGATCAGCCTCCTGGAGGCCTGTCAACGTCTTATGACATGACCACAGTTCCTTTCGAAGTGTGTGAAACCATCTTTGGGGTCAACTCTATCGGGGCATTTCAGTGCGCCCAAGTCTTTGGGGAAAGCATGATTGAATCTGGCGGAGGGAGCATCATCAATATAGGTTCAATGTACGGAATGATCTCCCCGGATTCGCGCATGTACGATCATATCGAAGTGGATCCTCCGTTTTTGAAGCCTCCAGCATATGGTGCCTCCAAGGCCGCTGTAGTGAATTTTTCACGATATCTCGCTTCGCATTGGGCCCCCCACGGCGTGCGCGTCAATACGCTTTCTCCTGGAGGAATTCTTGGAGGACAGGACGAGGCTTTCAAGTCAAAATTTTGTGCCCGAGTTCCTATGGGGAGGATGGGGAATGCCGAGGAACTGAAAGGACCGCTCGTTTTCCTCGCATCTGACGCTTCGTCCTATGTTACCGGGACGGAGATTCTCGTGGATGGTGGCTATACGTGTTGGTAA
- a CDS encoding winged helix-turn-helix domain-containing protein, with translation MLTELFTSKTRIKVLLKLFLNPEVSCYLRELATEFSQSPNALKSELDSLSEAGYLEREQNGRSVYFRANKAHPFFPEISSIVRKSLGIDKLVDEVVASLGEVEAVYILDDYAQGKDSGLIDVLIVGNVDKDRMAELCRIVENKVGRKVRAIDIGPNEFELSRNVFLSRPNWKVV, from the coding sequence ATGCTAACTGAGCTTTTTACCTCAAAAACACGGATAAAAGTGCTTCTCAAGCTCTTTCTCAATCCGGAAGTGTCTTGTTATCTCAGAGAATTGGCCACGGAATTCTCACAGTCTCCTAATGCCTTGAAAAGTGAATTGGACAGTTTGAGCGAGGCGGGCTATCTGGAGCGCGAGCAGAACGGACGAAGCGTGTATTTCCGGGCCAACAAGGCACATCCCTTTTTCCCGGAGATCAGTTCCATCGTCCGAAAGTCGCTCGGCATCGACAAGCTGGTGGACGAAGTCGTCGCCAGCCTAGGCGAGGTGGAAGCCGTGTATATCTTGGATGATTACGCGCAAGGAAAGGATTCCGGGCTGATCGACGTGCTTATCGTAGGAAATGTTGACAAAGATCGTATGGCGGAATTGTGCCGTATCGTGGAAAACAAGGTCGGACGGAAAGTGCGAGCCATTGATATTGGGCCGAATGAATTCGAATTAAGCCGGAACGTATTTTTAAGCAGGCCGAACTGGAAGGTTGTATAA
- a CDS encoding carbamoyltransferase, with protein MPDAILGISAYYHDSAAVLLLDGEIVAAAQEERFTRKKHDEGFPHHAARYVLDEAGLSLADLSAVAFYDKPYLKFERLLETYNGFAPRGLTSFLSSIPVWIKEKLFMRKMLNEELDRLGRGRPKILFPEHHLSHAASAFYPSPFEEAAILTVDGVGEWATTTICKGSGKDISVLRELHFPHSLGLLYSAFTAFCGFRVNSGEYKLMGLAPYGNPGAARVEQWKQAMYDELMDVREDGSLLLNMDYFNYATGLTMCNNARWEALFGIPARQPESDITQPYMDLALAIQQVTEEIVFSLAETARELTGCENLVMAGGVALNCVANGKLLRRGTFRDIWIQPAAGDAGGALGAALAARHIWQGKARSPEPDDAMQGAYLGPEFHEADINRVIRKHNAPNEQFDDFSALTEKVAGLLAEGNAVGWFQGRMEYGPRALGNRSILGDPRHPEMQKKLNLKIKYREGFRPFAPSVMEEEAAAWFELDRPSPYMLIVAPVAEDRCNPLPDGYDAMTMYDRLYVQRSTIPAVTHVDYSARIQTVSKRTNPRYWQLIDAFNRAQGCGLVVNTSFNVRGEPIVCTPEDAYACFMRTEMDYLVLGDFLFAKADQPDWKEEGDWRDQFELD; from the coding sequence ATGCCTGACGCCATCCTCGGGATTTCCGCCTATTATCACGACTCCGCAGCGGTACTGCTGCTGGACGGCGAGATCGTGGCCGCGGCCCAGGAGGAGCGGTTCACGCGCAAGAAGCATGACGAGGGATTCCCCCACCATGCGGCCAGGTATGTGCTAGATGAAGCGGGGCTCTCCCTGGCGGATTTGAGCGCCGTGGCATTCTACGACAAGCCCTATCTCAAGTTTGAGCGGCTGCTGGAGACCTACAACGGCTTCGCGCCCCGGGGGCTTACCAGCTTCCTCTCGTCCATCCCGGTGTGGATCAAGGAAAAGCTCTTCATGCGCAAGATGCTCAACGAGGAGCTGGACCGGCTGGGCAGGGGCAGACCGAAAATTCTCTTCCCCGAGCATCACCTCTCCCATGCGGCCAGCGCTTTCTATCCCTCGCCCTTCGAGGAGGCCGCCATCCTGACCGTGGACGGGGTGGGCGAATGGGCGACCACCACCATCTGCAAGGGATCGGGCAAGGACATCTCCGTCCTGCGGGAACTGCATTTTCCCCACTCCCTCGGCCTGCTCTACTCCGCGTTCACCGCCTTTTGCGGCTTCCGGGTCAACTCCGGGGAGTACAAGCTCATGGGACTGGCCCCTTACGGCAATCCGGGCGCGGCCAGGGTGGAGCAGTGGAAGCAGGCCATGTACGACGAGCTCATGGACGTGCGCGAGGACGGCTCCCTGCTCCTGAACATGGATTATTTCAACTACGCCACCGGGCTGACCATGTGCAACAACGCCCGCTGGGAGGCCCTCTTCGGCATCCCGGCCCGTCAGCCGGAGAGCGACATCACCCAGCCCTACATGGACCTGGCCCTGGCCATCCAGCAGGTCACCGAGGAAATCGTCTTTTCCCTGGCCGAGACCGCCCGGGAACTGACCGGCTGCGAGAACCTCGTCATGGCTGGCGGCGTGGCCCTCAACTGCGTGGCCAACGGCAAGCTGCTCCGGCGCGGCACCTTCCGCGACATCTGGATCCAGCCTGCTGCGGGGGATGCAGGCGGTGCCCTTGGCGCAGCCCTGGCAGCCCGCCACATCTGGCAGGGCAAGGCACGCTCACCCGAACCTGACGACGCCATGCAGGGCGCGTACCTCGGCCCCGAATTCCACGAGGCCGACATCAACCGCGTAATACGCAAACACAATGCTCCCAACGAGCAGTTCGATGATTTTTCCGCACTTACCGAAAAAGTGGCCGGGCTTCTGGCCGAAGGCAATGCCGTAGGCTGGTTCCAGGGACGCATGGAGTACGGCCCTCGCGCCCTGGGCAACCGCTCCATCCTCGGCGATCCCCGCCACCCGGAGATGCAGAAAAAGCTCAACCTCAAGATCAAATACCGCGAGGGATTCCGCCCCTTCGCTCCCTCGGTCATGGAGGAGGAAGCCGCAGCCTGGTTCGAGCTCGACCGCCCCTCCCCCTACATGCTCATCGTGGCCCCGGTGGCCGAAGACAGATGCAACCCCCTTCCGGACGGCTACGACGCCATGACCATGTACGACCGGCTCTATGTCCAGCGGTCGACCATCCCGGCGGTCACCCACGTGGACTATTCGGCGCGCATCCAGACCGTGAGCAAGCGAACCAACCCGCGTTACTGGCAACTTATCGATGCCTTCAACCGCGCCCAGGGCTGCGGCCTGGTGGTCAACACCAGCTTCAACGTGCGCGGCGAACCGATCGTCTGCACCCCCGAAGACGCTTACGCCTGCTTCATGCGCACCGAGATGGATTACCTGGTCCTCGGCGATTTTCTCTTTGCCAAGGCCGACCAGCCGGACTGGAAAGAAGAAGGCGACTGGCGCGACCAATTCGAACTGGATTGA
- a CDS encoding PAS domain-containing sensor histidine kinase, which translates to MIFGIVLASTLLQFAAGLFALRLVASSGRSLAWALLSSGIFIMAFRRTHTLFQLFQGDPGPPFSYEVLGLAISVLVFAGIALIDPLLRELRTSAQKLAESEERYRTVASFTHDWEYWLSPNGHYRYISPACERITGYTPDDFTAEPLLLHRIIHPDDRERVLAKLSSLAALGEPLHFDFRLIRKDGTARWVAHASIPVTSPEGAMLGIRASVRDIDQRKRLEAEIRENRALYRGLVENSRTLVLLFDASGKATYANAYALRRLGYGEEELREKTVRDILLHSAAQLPEDGEKKIEAFLNSGQRLELEIETRRPDGTTFWGEWAGSFIGNVERKIGQYICVGIDVSRRKALDKLKEEVTRIVRHDLKSPLSGIIGIPRVLRRDDNLTPRQQDLLQSVEEAGTVMLDLINQSLALYKLETGTYEFDMREVDIAKLVREVLRHLQIGREKAVPVHFNLNGTPADEEACAMIRAEYPLLFSLLCNLMKNALEANEGHPVSIDVDVEETNGCVIRIANAGVVPESIRERFFDKYVTAGKPGGTGLGTYSARLITRRHGGDISMHSAPGQGTTVTVTLPAPEEEP; encoded by the coding sequence ATGATCTTCGGCATCGTACTCGCTTCCACGCTACTCCAGTTCGCGGCCGGACTGTTCGCGCTCAGGCTGGTCGCCAGTTCGGGCCGGAGCCTCGCCTGGGCCCTCCTCTCGTCGGGCATCTTCATCATGGCCTTCCGGCGCACGCACACCCTCTTCCAACTCTTCCAGGGCGATCCGGGGCCGCCGTTCTCCTACGAGGTCCTGGGCCTGGCCATCTCCGTGCTGGTCTTCGCCGGGATCGCGCTGATCGACCCCCTGTTGCGCGAGCTAAGGACCTCGGCGCAAAAGCTGGCCGAGAGCGAGGAACGCTACCGGACAGTGGCCAGTTTTACTCACGACTGGGAGTATTGGCTCTCCCCGAACGGTCACTACCGGTACATCTCACCTGCCTGCGAACGGATCACCGGATACACGCCGGACGACTTCACTGCCGAACCGCTCCTCCTCCATCGCATCATCCACCCGGACGACAGGGAGCGGGTCCTTGCCAAACTCTCGTCCCTCGCCGCTCTGGGTGAGCCTCTGCACTTCGATTTCCGCCTCATCCGCAAGGACGGGACCGCACGCTGGGTGGCCCATGCCTCGATTCCGGTGACCTCGCCCGAGGGAGCCATGCTTGGCATCCGGGCCTCGGTCAGGGATATCGACCAGCGCAAACGACTGGAAGCGGAGATCAGGGAAAACAGGGCGCTCTACCGGGGACTGGTCGAGAACTCCAGGACCCTGGTTCTTCTGTTCGACGCGTCGGGGAAGGCAACATACGCCAACGCATACGCCCTCAGACGCCTGGGGTACGGAGAAGAGGAACTGCGCGAAAAGACAGTGCGGGATATCCTGCTCCACAGCGCGGCCCAACTTCCGGAAGACGGCGAGAAAAAAATCGAAGCATTTCTTAATTCCGGCCAACGGCTGGAACTGGAAATCGAGACCCGCAGGCCCGACGGCACCACTTTCTGGGGAGAATGGGCCGGCTCCTTCATCGGCAACGTGGAGAGAAAGATCGGCCAGTATATCTGCGTGGGCATCGACGTAAGCCGCAGGAAGGCCCTGGACAAACTCAAGGAAGAAGTTACCCGCATCGTACGGCACGACCTCAAGTCCCCCCTCTCAGGCATCATCGGCATCCCCCGGGTCCTGAGACGAGACGACAACCTCACTCCGCGCCAACAGGATCTGCTGCAAAGCGTGGAGGAAGCAGGCACGGTCATGCTCGACCTCATCAACCAGTCCCTGGCCCTGTACAAGCTGGAGACCGGCACCTACGAATTCGACATGCGCGAGGTGGATATCGCCAAGCTGGTGCGGGAGGTTCTGCGGCACCTCCAGATCGGACGTGAAAAGGCTGTTCCGGTGCACTTCAATCTGAACGGAACTCCGGCGGATGAAGAAGCCTGCGCGATGATCCGTGCGGAATACCCGCTTCTCTTCTCCCTACTCTGCAACCTGATGAAGAATGCCCTGGAGGCCAACGAGGGCCACCCCGTGAGCATAGATGTGGACGTGGAGGAAACAAACGGCTGCGTCATCCGCATAGCCAACGCCGGAGTCGTACCGGAGTCCATCCGGGAGAGATTCTTCGACAAGTACGTCACTGCGGGAAAACCGGGCGGTACAGGTCTGGGCACCTACAGCGCCAGGTTGATCACCCGGCGGCACGGCGGCGACATCTCCATGCACAGTGCCCCTGGCCAGGGCACCACGGTCACGGTAACCCTTCCGGCGCCGGAAGAGGAACCCTGA
- a CDS encoding methyl-accepting chemotaxis protein, whose protein sequence is MLRSLSIGNRIIAMIFIMVLFIGGTCAAFLYCLETVREFSVNETDTVMFEGQKDKLKVATDSMAATLGSVLNNIPDPAERNGELQRMIADFRYEKDGSGYYFVTEGTVMIAHIKTSLLGKDLDGLKDKNGVHMIRELAKAAEGGGGFVRYIWPKPEAGDQPKLSYSTMIPGTGYAIGTGVYIDNIQKSESRISAAIGTIVRDNTVRILAVLAVLLAGVLVLSLFIGRSITRPLQGATQAAHAIADGDYAVQLDSSGRDEASQLLGALDSMAATLRDNMEVIAARTREAGEKAEAAEEAMTEAERARAEADVARKQGIRQAAERIHAVVERVYDASSQIASQADIIDRGTAIQRARVQSTATAMEEMNATVLEVAENASAASVTGAEARKLAVLGSESVSRSVEAMNTTYGAAEDLKRGMNRLGDQAEGIGKVMEVITDIADQTNLLALNAAIEAARAGEAGRGFAVVADEVRKLAEKTMQATHEVGESISSIQAVAQQNIGSMEKALSDLGEAVDLSHKSGDVLLDIVKGAEDSAGQIQGIATAAEEQSSTSEEINRAIEEINAISAETTQSVAESSEALAELAVQMKNLQEVLDGLLQDAES, encoded by the coding sequence ATGCTCAGATCACTCTCCATAGGCAATCGAATCATCGCCATGATCTTTATCATGGTGCTGTTTATCGGCGGTACCTGTGCGGCGTTTCTGTATTGCCTCGAAACGGTCAGGGAGTTCAGCGTGAACGAGACCGACACCGTCATGTTCGAGGGGCAGAAGGACAAGCTTAAGGTGGCGACCGACAGCATGGCCGCGACGCTGGGTTCAGTCCTGAATAACATCCCCGACCCTGCGGAGCGAAACGGGGAACTGCAACGGATGATCGCGGACTTCCGTTATGAGAAGGACGGGTCCGGCTATTATTTCGTCACCGAAGGCACGGTCATGATCGCCCATATCAAGACCTCCTTGCTCGGCAAGGACCTGGACGGCCTCAAGGACAAGAACGGCGTGCACATGATCAGGGAGTTGGCCAAGGCTGCTGAAGGCGGCGGCGGGTTCGTGCGCTACATCTGGCCCAAGCCCGAGGCGGGGGATCAGCCCAAGCTCAGCTATTCCACCATGATACCCGGCACCGGATACGCCATCGGAACGGGGGTATACATCGACAATATCCAGAAGAGTGAAAGCCGGATAAGTGCGGCCATCGGCACCATCGTCAGGGACAACACCGTGCGTATCCTGGCTGTTCTGGCGGTCCTGCTCGCGGGTGTGCTCGTCCTGAGCCTGTTCATCGGGCGCAGCATCACCCGTCCGTTGCAGGGGGCCACGCAGGCGGCCCACGCCATTGCCGATGGCGATTATGCAGTGCAACTGGATTCCTCGGGGCGGGACGAAGCCTCCCAGTTGCTGGGCGCACTCGACTCCATGGCCGCCACCCTGCGGGACAACATGGAGGTGATCGCAGCCCGGACCCGCGAGGCCGGAGAAAAGGCCGAGGCAGCGGAAGAGGCCATGACCGAAGCCGAGAGGGCACGCGCCGAGGCGGACGTGGCCCGCAAACAGGGCATTCGCCAGGCGGCCGAGAGAATTCACGCCGTGGTGGAACGCGTCTACGATGCCTCCAGCCAGATCGCCAGCCAGGCCGATATCATTGATCGGGGCACGGCTATACAACGTGCGCGCGTCCAGAGTACGGCCACGGCCATGGAGGAGATGAATGCGACCGTGCTCGAAGTCGCCGAGAACGCATCTGCCGCTTCGGTCACCGGAGCAGAGGCCAGGAAACTGGCCGTGCTTGGTTCCGAGTCCGTCAGCCGGTCCGTGGAGGCTATGAACACCACCTATGGCGCTGCCGAAGACCTCAAGCGCGGCATGAACAGGCTTGGCGATCAGGCCGAGGGTATCGGCAAGGTCATGGAGGTCATCACCGATATCGCGGACCAGACCAACCTGCTGGCCCTCAACGCCGCCATCGAGGCAGCCCGCGCCGGAGAGGCCGGGCGAGGTTTTGCCGTGGTTGCGGATGAGGTCCGCAAGCTGGCGGAAAAGACCATGCAGGCCACACACGAGGTGGGCGAATCCATTTCGTCCATCCAGGCCGTGGCCCAGCAGAATATCGGCAGCATGGAGAAGGCCCTTTCCGACCTGGGCGAGGCCGTGGACCTGTCCCACAAGTCGGGTGACGTGCTCCTGGACATCGTCAAGGGAGCCGAGGACTCGGCCGGTCAGATTCAGGGGATCGCCACTGCCGCCGAGGAGCAGTCCTCCACTTCGGAAGAGATCAACCGTGCCATCGAGGAGATCAATGCCATCTCTGCCGAAACCACCCAGAGCGTGGCGGAGTCATCCGAGGCGCTTGCTGAATTGGCGGTTCAGATGAAGAATCTGCAGGAGGTTCTCGACGGTCTGCTGCAGGACGCGGAGAGCTAG